From a single Streptomyces sp. 1331.2 genomic region:
- a CDS encoding DUF3152 domain-containing protein: protein MLTALVVAVLVLGVTAVVLNRPEDAPAAAPTTQARVLPPAEGSPTTAPPPAPVAPPPPTPPPAPAGPDPGPGKGAGTFTIAPASAKAVGRGTVRRYRVEVEDGIGIDAPTAAAQIHGILGDPRGWTNDRKNGFQLVATGSYDFTVKIASPATVDRICGASGLDTHGEVNCNVGNQVLVNSKRWNTGSPQFSGPIEEYRALIVNHEVGHRIGHGHETCPGEGKPAPAMMQQIYGLKGCTPNAWPYTAEGTYLSGPSVP from the coding sequence ATGCTCACGGCACTTGTAGTGGCCGTCCTGGTGCTGGGCGTCACGGCGGTCGTGCTCAACCGCCCCGAGGACGCCCCGGCCGCCGCCCCGACCACCCAGGCGCGGGTCCTCCCGCCCGCCGAGGGCAGCCCGACCACGGCACCTCCGCCGGCCCCGGTCGCCCCTCCGCCGCCCACGCCGCCCCCGGCCCCGGCCGGCCCGGACCCCGGCCCCGGCAAGGGCGCGGGCACCTTCACCATCGCCCCGGCCAGCGCCAAGGCCGTCGGCCGCGGCACCGTGCGCCGCTACCGGGTCGAGGTCGAGGACGGCATCGGCATCGACGCCCCCACCGCCGCCGCGCAGATCCACGGCATCCTCGGCGACCCGCGCGGCTGGACCAACGACCGCAAGAACGGCTTCCAGCTGGTCGCGACCGGCTCGTACGACTTCACCGTGAAGATCGCCTCGCCCGCCACCGTGGACCGGATCTGCGGCGCCTCCGGCCTGGACACCCACGGCGAGGTCAACTGCAACGTCGGCAACCAGGTGCTCGTCAACTCCAAGCGCTGGAACACCGGTTCACCACAGTTCAGCGGCCCGATCGAGGAGTACCGGGCGCTGATCGTCAACCACGAGGTCGGCCACCGGATCGGCCACGGGCACGAGACCTGCCCGGGCGAGGGCAAGCCCGCGCCCGCGATGATGCAGCAGATCTACGGCCTCAAGGGCTGCACGCCCAACGCCTGGCCGTACACGGCGGAGGGCACCTACCTCAGCGGGCCATCCGTCCCGTAG
- the purS gene encoding phosphoribosylformylglycinamidine synthase subunit PurS, translating into MARVVVDVMLKPEILDPQGQAVQRALPRLGFTGIADVRQGKRFELDVEGPVDDAALARIREAAETFLANTVIEDFTVRVEEEGK; encoded by the coding sequence GTGGCACGCGTCGTAGTCGACGTCATGCTCAAGCCGGAGATCCTCGACCCCCAGGGACAGGCGGTGCAGCGTGCACTGCCCCGTCTCGGATTCACCGGGATCGCCGACGTCCGCCAGGGCAAGCGTTTCGAGCTGGATGTGGAGGGCCCGGTCGACGACGCGGCGCTCGCCCGTATCCGCGAAGCCGCCGAGACCTTTCTCGCCAACACCGTGATCGAGGACTTCACCGTCCGGGTCGAGGAGGAGGGCAAGTGA
- a CDS encoding polyamine aminopropyltransferase — MPARRRSRLRSRPRLARLTVLLAAFVCAACGLVYELELVALGDYLLGDAVTQTSVVLSVMVFAMGLGSLLAKRLTRRPATAFALVECALALTGGLSVLALYSCWAWLGRCQPAMVGLTCLIGILIGAEIPLLMTLIQRIRREDAGRAAADLFAADYVGALIGGLAFPFLLLPALGPGDGALLTGAVNAVAGAAVVLWLFREEPAPRIRRLLWGGCLLVLAVLAAAAAGSDAVERAARHALYGDQVRYATRSRHQEIVLTGPAEGPLRLYLDGRLAVCGPDEYRGSEGLVHPAMADGPDARVLLLGGGDGLALREVLRHRGVRSVRLVDADAALPRLARTDPGLAALGGHSLDDPRVRTTAADPLAWLRDANAGGSTGVSDGGDGPYDVVLADLPAPADGGPVTFHSQEFYGLAARVLSPGGRIAVRAGSDPDETGGPGDLDGLWQIESGLRTAGLQTTPYAVPGSATGSCRPGPPDTAQNFLLAAATSPPLTLAPDAPAPRALTPDTLRASAARLTALRPTRPPAALTLLGPR, encoded by the coding sequence CTGCCCGCCCGCCGTCGCTCCCGGCTGCGCTCCCGCCCCCGGCTCGCCCGCCTGACCGTCCTGCTGGCCGCGTTCGTCTGCGCGGCCTGCGGACTGGTCTACGAGCTCGAACTCGTCGCGCTCGGCGACTACCTGCTCGGGGACGCCGTCACCCAGACCTCCGTCGTGCTCTCCGTCATGGTGTTCGCGATGGGCCTCGGCTCACTGCTCGCCAAGCGCCTCACCCGCCGACCCGCCACCGCCTTCGCCCTGGTCGAATGCGCACTCGCGCTCACCGGTGGACTCTCCGTCCTCGCCCTCTACTCCTGCTGGGCCTGGCTCGGCCGCTGCCAGCCCGCGATGGTCGGCCTCACCTGCCTGATCGGCATCCTCATCGGCGCCGAGATCCCCCTGCTGATGACCCTCATCCAGCGGATCCGGCGCGAGGACGCCGGACGCGCCGCGGCCGACCTCTTCGCCGCCGACTACGTGGGCGCACTGATCGGCGGCCTCGCCTTCCCGTTCCTGCTCCTGCCCGCGCTCGGCCCCGGCGACGGCGCGCTCCTCACCGGCGCCGTCAACGCCGTCGCCGGCGCCGCCGTGGTGCTCTGGCTCTTCCGGGAGGAGCCCGCCCCGCGGATACGACGGCTGCTCTGGGGCGGCTGCCTGCTCGTCCTCGCCGTGCTCGCCGCGGCCGCGGCCGGCTCCGACGCGGTCGAACGCGCCGCCCGGCACGCCCTCTACGGCGACCAGGTCCGCTACGCCACCCGCAGCCGGCACCAGGAGATCGTGCTCACCGGCCCCGCCGAGGGCCCGCTCCGGCTCTACCTGGACGGACGGCTCGCGGTCTGCGGGCCCGACGAGTACCGGGGCAGCGAGGGACTGGTCCACCCGGCCATGGCCGACGGCCCCGACGCCCGCGTCCTGCTCCTCGGCGGCGGCGACGGCCTCGCCCTGCGGGAGGTGCTGCGGCACCGGGGCGTGCGTTCCGTCCGGCTGGTCGACGCCGACGCCGCCCTCCCGCGCCTCGCCCGCACCGACCCCGGCCTCGCCGCCCTCGGCGGCCACTCCCTCGACGACCCCCGGGTACGCACCACCGCCGCCGATCCGCTGGCCTGGCTGCGCGACGCGAACGCGGGCGGCAGCACGGGTGTCTCCGACGGCGGCGACGGGCCGTACGACGTGGTGCTCGCCGACCTCCCGGCACCGGCCGACGGCGGGCCGGTCACGTTCCACTCCCAGGAGTTCTACGGGCTCGCCGCCCGGGTGCTCTCCCCCGGCGGGCGGATCGCCGTCCGGGCCGGGAGCGACCCGGACGAGACGGGTGGGCCGGGTGACCTGGACGGCCTCTGGCAGATCGAGTCCGGCCTGCGGACGGCGGGGCTGCAGACCACCCCGTACGCCGTCCCCGGCAGCGCCACCGGCTCCTGCCGCCCCGGCCCGCCGGACACCGCCCAGAACTTCCTCCTCGCCGCCGCCACCAGCCCGCCGCTCACCCTCGCCCCCGACGCCCCGGCCCCCCGCGCCCTCACCCCCGACACCCTCCGCGCCTCCGCCGCCCGCCTGACCGCCCTTCGCCCCACCCGGCCCCCGGCCGCCCTCACCCTCCTCGGGCCGCGCTGA
- the purQ gene encoding phosphoribosylformylglycinamidine synthase subunit PurQ yields MTTRVGVVTFPGSLDDRDAQRAVRLAGAEPVALWHRDKDLHQVDAVVLPGGFSYGDYLRCGAISRFSPVMETVIEQAKLGMPVLGICNGFQVLCESHLLPGALTRNDSLHFICRDQKLRIENAGTAWTRDYSAGQEIVVPLKNGEGRFVADEHVLDELEAEGRVVARYLDVNPNGSYRDIAGITNAAGNVVGLMPHPEHAVESLTGPTTEGLGFFTSVLKQLVNA; encoded by the coding sequence GTGACCACCCGCGTCGGCGTCGTCACTTTCCCCGGCTCCCTCGACGACCGCGACGCCCAGCGGGCGGTCCGTCTCGCCGGCGCCGAGCCGGTTGCCCTCTGGCACCGTGACAAGGATCTCCACCAGGTCGACGCCGTCGTCCTGCCGGGCGGATTCAGTTACGGCGACTATCTGCGCTGCGGTGCGATCTCGCGCTTCTCGCCGGTGATGGAGACCGTCATCGAGCAGGCGAAGCTCGGAATGCCCGTCCTCGGTATCTGCAACGGCTTCCAGGTGCTCTGCGAATCCCACCTGCTGCCCGGTGCGCTCACCCGCAACGACTCGCTGCACTTCATCTGCCGCGACCAGAAGCTGCGGATCGAGAACGCCGGCACCGCCTGGACCCGCGATTACTCGGCGGGCCAGGAAATCGTCGTGCCGCTGAAGAACGGCGAGGGCCGCTTCGTCGCGGACGAGCACGTCCTGGACGAGCTGGAGGCGGAGGGCCGGGTGGTCGCCCGTTACCTCGACGTCAACCCGAACGGTTCGTACCGCGACATCGCCGGCATCACCAACGCCGCCGGCAATGTCGTCGGCCTGATGCCGCACCCGGAGCACGCCGTGGAGTCGCTCACCGGCCCGACCACCGAGGGCCTGGGCTTCTTCACTTCCGTCCTGAAGCAGCTGGTGAACGCCTGA
- a CDS encoding DedA family protein encodes MDYNQLAVNLLDAKSLISSLGAIGLIAIIFAETGLLVGFFFPGDSLLIIAGVAASNAASSVLGDGARLPIAVLLVGCPVAAIAGAQLGHLIGAKVGPKMFDKPDSKIFRRDFVVKAEEYFNKFGSGKAVVLARFMPVVRTFLNPVAGTLEMPARTFFVWNVVGGVLWTESMLLIGYFFGEALAPVIDKYLIPAALLIVLLSISPILIEVMRERKKKKAGGAGSVEEAPAQTGSGRHRRG; translated from the coding sequence GTGGACTACAACCAGCTGGCCGTCAACCTGCTCGACGCCAAATCCCTGATCTCGTCCCTCGGCGCCATCGGGCTGATCGCGATCATCTTCGCGGAGACCGGCCTGCTGGTCGGCTTCTTCTTCCCGGGCGACTCGCTGCTGATCATCGCGGGCGTCGCCGCCTCGAACGCCGCCTCGTCGGTGCTCGGCGACGGTGCCAGGCTGCCGATCGCGGTCCTGCTCGTCGGCTGCCCGGTCGCGGCGATCGCCGGTGCCCAGTTGGGGCACCTGATCGGTGCCAAGGTCGGACCGAAGATGTTCGACAAGCCCGACTCGAAGATCTTCCGTCGCGACTTCGTGGTGAAGGCGGAGGAGTACTTCAACAAGTTCGGCTCCGGCAAGGCCGTGGTGCTGGCCCGCTTCATGCCGGTCGTCCGCACCTTCCTGAACCCGGTGGCCGGCACCCTGGAGATGCCCGCCCGGACCTTCTTCGTGTGGAACGTCGTCGGCGGCGTGCTCTGGACCGAGTCCATGCTGCTGATCGGCTACTTCTTCGGCGAGGCGCTCGCCCCGGTGATCGACAAGTACCTGATCCCGGCGGCGCTGCTGATCGTGCTGCTGTCGATCTCGCCGATCCTGATCGAGGTCATGCGCGAGCGCAAGAAGAAGAAGGCGGGCGGCGCCGGGAGCGTCGAGGAGGCGCCGGCGCAGACCGGAAGCGGCCGGCACCGGCGGGGCTGA
- a CDS encoding ABC transporter ATP-binding protein, which produces METSRPSRPSDTVIEVTDLHRHYGSGATGYHAVRGVDLTVGRGELFALLGTNGAGKTSTMELIEGLAAPDGGTVRVFGHDPHRERDAVRPRIGIMLQEGGFPGELTAAETGRAWAGLTSGARPVEEALELVGLTHRRNVRVKQLSGGERRRLDLAVALLGRPEVLFLDEPSTGLDPEARAAVWRLVRELRAQGTTVLLTTHYLEEAEELADRLAVMHGGQVVTSGTVAEVIAGRPSRISFELPAFAGTPLPLLPRAEVTADGRKVTVQTTALQQTLHELLDWAHRHEVALGALDARSASLEEAFLAIASEAAHQAPPAETPPSPTTRPARRRLIGSAR; this is translated from the coding sequence ATGGAAACGAGCCGGCCCTCCCGCCCCAGCGACACCGTGATCGAGGTCACCGACCTGCACCGCCACTACGGCAGCGGTGCTACCGGCTACCACGCCGTGCGCGGCGTCGACCTGACCGTCGGCCGCGGTGAGCTGTTCGCCCTGCTCGGCACCAACGGGGCCGGCAAGACCTCCACCATGGAACTCATCGAGGGCCTGGCCGCCCCCGACGGCGGCACCGTCCGGGTGTTCGGCCACGACCCCCACCGGGAGCGCGACGCCGTCCGCCCGCGGATCGGCATCATGCTCCAGGAGGGCGGGTTCCCCGGTGAGCTCACCGCCGCCGAGACCGGCCGCGCCTGGGCCGGGCTGACCAGCGGCGCCCGCCCGGTCGAGGAGGCCCTGGAGCTGGTCGGCCTCACCCACCGCCGCAACGTACGGGTCAAGCAGCTCTCCGGCGGCGAACGGCGCCGGCTCGACCTCGCGGTGGCCCTGCTCGGCCGTCCCGAGGTGCTGTTCCTGGACGAGCCCAGCACCGGCCTCGACCCCGAGGCCCGCGCAGCCGTCTGGCGGCTGGTCCGCGAACTGCGCGCCCAGGGCACCACCGTCCTCCTCACCACGCACTACCTGGAGGAGGCCGAGGAACTGGCCGACCGGCTGGCCGTCATGCACGGCGGCCAGGTCGTCACCAGCGGCACCGTCGCCGAGGTGATCGCCGGACGGCCGTCCCGGATCAGCTTCGAGCTGCCCGCCTTCGCCGGGACCCCGCTCCCGCTGCTGCCCCGGGCCGAGGTCACCGCCGACGGCCGCAAGGTCACCGTGCAGACCACCGCGCTCCAGCAGACCCTCCACGAACTGCTCGACTGGGCCCACCGGCACGAGGTCGCGCTCGGCGCCCTGGACGCCCGCAGCGCCTCGCTGGAGGAGGCCTTCCTCGCCATCGCCTCCGAGGCCGCCCACCAGGCGCCGCCGGCGGAAACCCCGCCCTCGCCCACCACCCGCCCCGCCCGCCGCCGCCTGATCGGATCCGCCCGATGA
- a CDS encoding maleylpyruvate isomerase family mycothiol-dependent enzyme, whose protein sequence is MPAKSRTYQPHKVSAALTAQSEAVRDVVHRLTDSDLDRPTRLGSWRVRELVTHLSLALSQLLAVLDAPEVAGPVLPLAEYAALAGTMAEFVDTATTEHVASGFAGPAEEVAAEFDRSLDAVQIVLDKLASVEPERRVTFLSGHPMLLADYLVTRLVETVVHAEDLAEALGLDAFPHDRQALAAVSRMLADALAGQVPGGAVELRIPPYAVVQAVPGPKHTRGTPPNVVETDALTWIRLATGRAEWAAAVETAAVSASGERSDLRAYLPVLR, encoded by the coding sequence ATGCCTGCCAAGTCCCGTACGTATCAGCCGCACAAGGTGAGCGCCGCGTTGACGGCGCAGAGCGAGGCGGTGCGCGATGTCGTGCACCGGCTCACGGATTCCGATCTGGACCGGCCGACCCGGCTCGGCTCCTGGCGGGTGCGGGAGCTGGTGACCCACCTGAGCCTGGCGCTGAGCCAGTTGCTCGCCGTGCTGGACGCACCGGAGGTGGCCGGGCCCGTGCTTCCGCTGGCCGAGTACGCGGCGCTGGCCGGGACGATGGCCGAGTTCGTCGACACCGCGACCACGGAGCACGTGGCGAGCGGGTTCGCCGGCCCGGCCGAGGAGGTGGCCGCCGAGTTCGACCGGTCGCTCGACGCCGTGCAGATCGTGCTCGACAAGCTGGCCTCGGTGGAGCCGGAGCGGCGGGTGACCTTCCTGAGCGGCCATCCGATGCTCCTGGCCGACTACCTGGTGACCCGGCTGGTCGAGACCGTGGTGCACGCCGAGGACCTGGCCGAGGCGCTGGGCCTGGACGCCTTCCCGCACGACCGCCAGGCCCTCGCCGCGGTCTCCCGGATGCTGGCCGACGCCCTCGCGGGGCAGGTGCCCGGCGGCGCGGTCGAGCTGCGGATCCCGCCGTACGCGGTCGTCCAGGCGGTGCCGGGCCCGAAGCACACCCGGGGCACCCCGCCCAACGTGGTGGAGACCGACGCGCTGACCTGGATCCGGCTGGCCACCGGCCGGGCCGAGTGGGCGGCGGCGGTGGAGACGGCCGCGGTCTCCGCCTCGGGGGAGCGCAGCGACCTGCGGGCGTACCTGCCGGTGCTCCGCTAG
- the pyrE gene encoding orotate phosphoribosyltransferase, with the protein MSNDRDALLAQIKDKAVVHGKVTLSSGKEADYYVDLRRITLDGEAAPLVGRVMLDATSHLEYDAVGGLTLGADPVAASMLHAAAARGQKLDAFVVRKAGKAHGLQRRIEGPEVKGRRVLAVEDTSTTGGSVLTAVEALREAGADVVGVAVIVERGGAAAVQEQGLEYVTAYTLDDLGL; encoded by the coding sequence ATGAGCAACGACCGCGACGCCCTGCTGGCACAGATCAAGGACAAGGCCGTCGTGCACGGCAAGGTCACCCTCTCCTCCGGCAAGGAGGCCGACTACTACGTCGACCTGCGCCGGATCACCCTGGACGGCGAGGCCGCCCCGCTGGTGGGCCGGGTGATGCTGGACGCCACCTCGCACCTGGAGTACGACGCCGTCGGCGGTCTGACCCTGGGTGCCGACCCGGTGGCCGCCTCGATGCTGCACGCCGCCGCCGCGCGTGGACAGAAGCTGGACGCCTTCGTGGTCCGCAAGGCCGGCAAGGCGCACGGCCTGCAGCGCCGGATCGAGGGTCCGGAGGTGAAGGGCCGCCGGGTGCTGGCCGTCGAGGACACCTCCACCACCGGCGGTTCGGTGCTGACCGCCGTCGAGGCGCTGCGCGAGGCGGGCGCCGACGTGGTCGGCGTCGCGGTGATCGTGGAGCGCGGCGGCGCGGCCGCCGTGCAGGAGCAGGGCCTGGAGTACGTGACCGCGTACACCCTGGACGACCTGGGCCTCTGA
- a CDS encoding DUF3151 domain-containing protein: MAIHRNLLDGPDPTLLPEEERPYRMLAEESASPTQVAAEFPTFCLAWAMLADDAYAAGRYVESYAYARTGYHRGLDALRRNGWKGHGPVPWEHRGNRGFLRCLAALARAAGAIKETAEEERCWQFLKDSSAEAYAELKQ; the protein is encoded by the coding sequence ATGGCGATTCACAGGAACCTTCTCGACGGTCCCGACCCGACGCTCCTGCCCGAGGAGGAGCGGCCCTACCGGATGCTGGCGGAGGAGTCGGCCTCACCGACCCAGGTGGCGGCCGAGTTCCCGACCTTCTGCCTGGCCTGGGCCATGCTCGCCGACGACGCCTACGCGGCCGGCCGCTACGTCGAGTCGTACGCCTACGCCCGCACCGGCTACCACCGCGGCCTGGACGCGCTGCGCCGCAACGGGTGGAAGGGCCACGGCCCGGTGCCGTGGGAGCACCGCGGCAACCGCGGCTTCCTGCGCTGCCTGGCGGCGCTCGCCCGGGCGGCCGGCGCGATCAAGGAGACCGCGGAGGAGGAGCGCTGCTGGCAGTTCCTGAAGGACAGCAGCGCGGAGGCGTACGCGGAGCTCAAGCAGTAG
- the purL gene encoding phosphoribosylformylglycinamidine synthase subunit PurL encodes MSLDTVKNAEQTPDAAQPWAELGLKEDEYARIREILGRRPTGAELAMYSVMWSEHCSYKSSKVHLKQFGEKKPDSDAMLVGIGENAGVVDVGQGYAVTFKVESHNHPSYIEPYQGAATGIGGIVRDILAMGARPVAVMDPLRFGAADHPDTRRVLPGIVAGIGGYGNCLGLPNIGGEVVFDSCYQGNPLVNALCVGVMKHEDIHLAQASGAGNKVILYGARTGGDGIGGVSVLASETFDDTKPAKRPAVQVGDPFQEKLLIECTLEIFREKLVKGIQDLGGAGLSCATSELASAGSGGMRIELDTVHLRDHTLSPEEILMSESQERMCAIVEPDKVDRFLEICEKWDVIANVIGEVTDGERLEIFWHGELVVDVPPRTVAHEGPTYQRPYARPSWQDALQADAPTAERLARPTTGEGLKADLLKVASHPNQASKSWITDQYDRYVLGNTVLASGEDSGMIRIDDETNLGVSVATDGNGRFAKLDPYTGAQLALAEAYRNVAAGGAKPLAVSDCLNFGSPEDPDVMWQFAEATRGLADACLVLGTPVTGGNVSLYNQTGEVAIHPTPVVAVLGVIDDVTRRTPVAFAEEGQLLYLLGDTADELGGSAWSQAVHDHLGGLPPKVDLERERLLGEILIAASRDGMIDAAHDLSDGGLGQALVESCLKGGHGARIIVPEGMDPFVLLFSESAGRAVVAVPRSEELRFNDMCTARGLPAARIGVVDGESLNVQGQFSVSLAELKDAHTGVIEALLA; translated from the coding sequence ATGAGCCTCGACACCGTCAAGAACGCCGAGCAGACCCCGGACGCCGCCCAGCCCTGGGCCGAACTCGGCCTCAAGGAGGACGAGTACGCGCGCATCCGCGAGATCCTCGGCCGCCGCCCCACCGGCGCCGAACTCGCGATGTACTCGGTCATGTGGTCGGAGCACTGTTCGTACAAGAGCAGCAAGGTCCACCTGAAGCAGTTCGGCGAGAAGAAGCCCGACTCGGACGCGATGCTCGTCGGCATCGGCGAGAACGCCGGTGTGGTCGACGTCGGCCAGGGCTACGCCGTCACCTTCAAGGTCGAGTCGCACAACCACCCGTCGTACATCGAGCCCTACCAGGGCGCGGCCACCGGCATCGGCGGCATCGTGCGCGACATCCTGGCGATGGGCGCCCGCCCGGTCGCCGTGATGGACCCGCTGCGCTTCGGTGCGGCCGACCACCCGGACACCCGGCGCGTGCTGCCCGGGATCGTCGCGGGCATCGGCGGCTACGGCAACTGCCTGGGCCTGCCGAACATCGGCGGCGAGGTCGTCTTCGACTCCTGCTACCAGGGCAACCCGCTGGTCAACGCGCTGTGCGTGGGCGTCATGAAGCACGAGGACATCCACCTCGCGCAGGCCTCCGGCGCCGGCAACAAGGTCATCCTGTACGGCGCCCGCACCGGCGGCGACGGCATCGGCGGCGTCTCGGTGCTCGCCTCCGAGACCTTCGACGACACCAAGCCGGCCAAGCGCCCGGCGGTCCAGGTCGGCGACCCGTTCCAGGAGAAGCTCCTGATCGAGTGCACCCTGGAGATCTTCCGCGAGAAGCTCGTCAAGGGCATCCAGGACCTCGGCGGCGCCGGCCTGTCCTGCGCCACCAGCGAGCTGGCCTCGGCCGGCTCCGGCGGCATGCGGATCGAGCTCGACACCGTGCACCTGCGCGACCACACGCTCTCGCCGGAGGAGATCCTCATGAGCGAGTCGCAGGAGCGCATGTGCGCCATCGTGGAGCCCGACAAGGTCGACCGCTTCCTGGAGATCTGCGAGAAGTGGGACGTCATCGCCAACGTCATCGGTGAGGTGACCGACGGCGAGCGCCTGGAGATCTTCTGGCACGGCGAGCTCGTGGTGGACGTCCCGCCGCGCACCGTCGCCCACGAGGGCCCGACCTACCAGCGCCCGTACGCCCGCCCGAGCTGGCAGGACGCGCTGCAGGCCGACGCCCCCACCGCCGAGCGGCTGGCCCGCCCGACCACCGGCGAGGGCCTCAAGGCCGACCTGCTGAAGGTCGCGAGCCACCCGAACCAGGCCTCCAAGTCCTGGATCACCGACCAGTACGACCGCTACGTGCTGGGCAACACCGTGCTCGCCTCCGGCGAGGACTCGGGCATGATCCGGATCGACGACGAGACCAACCTCGGCGTCTCGGTCGCCACCGACGGCAACGGCCGCTTCGCCAAGCTGGACCCGTACACCGGCGCCCAGCTGGCCCTGGCCGAGGCGTACCGCAACGTCGCGGCCGGCGGCGCCAAGCCGCTCGCCGTCTCCGACTGCCTCAACTTCGGCTCCCCCGAGGACCCGGACGTGATGTGGCAGTTCGCCGAGGCCACCCGCGGCCTGGCCGACGCCTGTCTGGTGCTCGGCACCCCGGTCACCGGCGGCAACGTCTCGCTCTACAACCAGACCGGCGAGGTCGCCATCCACCCGACCCCGGTGGTCGCGGTGCTCGGCGTCATCGACGACGTCACCCGGCGCACCCCGGTCGCCTTCGCCGAGGAGGGGCAGCTGCTCTACCTGCTCGGCGACACGGCGGACGAGCTCGGCGGCTCGGCCTGGTCGCAGGCGGTCCACGACCACCTCGGCGGTCTGCCGCCCAAGGTCGACCTGGAGCGCGAGCGGCTGCTCGGCGAGATCCTGATCGCCGCCTCGCGCGACGGCATGATCGACGCCGCGCACGACCTCTCCGACGGTGGCCTCGGCCAGGCGCTCGTGGAGAGCTGCCTCAAGGGCGGTCACGGCGCGCGGATCATCGTGCCCGAGGGCATGGACCCGTTCGTCCTGCTGTTCTCGGAGTCGGCCGGCCGCGCCGTCGTGGCGGTGCCGCGCAGCGAGGAGCTCCGGTTCAACGACATGTGCACCGCGCGCGGCCTGCCGGCCGCCCGGATCGGTGTCGTGGACGGCGAATCCCTGAACGTCCAGGGCCAGTTCAGCGTCTCGCTGGCCGAGCTGAAGGACGCCCACACCGGCGTCATCGAGGCCCTGCTGGCCTGA
- the fbaA gene encoding class II fructose-bisphosphate aldolase: MPIATPEVYNEMLDRAKAGKFAYPAINVTSSQTLHAALRGFAEAESDGIIQISTGGAEFLGGQHNKDMVTGAVALAEFAHIVAAKYDVTVALHTDHCPKDKLDGYVRPLLAVSAERVAKGQNPLFQSHMWDGSAETLSDNLAIAQELLAQAAAARIILEVEITPTGGEEDGVTHEINDELYTTVNDAVRTAEALGLGEKGRYLLAASFGNVHGVYKPGNVVLKPELLRELQDAIGKQYGKTDPFDFVFHGGSGSTAEEIATALENGVVKMNLDTDTQYAFTRPVAGHMFANYDGVLKVDGEVGKKNTYDPRTWGKLAEAGMAARVVEAAEQLRSAGKRLK; the protein is encoded by the coding sequence ATGCCCATCGCAACTCCCGAGGTCTACAACGAGATGCTGGACCGGGCCAAGGCGGGCAAGTTCGCCTACCCGGCCATCAACGTCACCTCGTCGCAGACCCTGCACGCCGCGCTGCGTGGTTTCGCCGAGGCCGAGAGCGACGGCATCATCCAGATCTCGACCGGTGGCGCGGAGTTCCTGGGCGGCCAGCACAACAAGGACATGGTGACCGGCGCGGTCGCGCTCGCCGAGTTCGCCCACATCGTCGCCGCCAAGTACGACGTGACCGTCGCGCTGCACACCGACCACTGCCCGAAGGACAAGCTGGACGGCTACGTCCGCCCGCTGTTGGCGGTCTCCGCCGAGCGCGTGGCCAAGGGCCAGAACCCGCTCTTCCAGTCGCACATGTGGGACGGCTCCGCCGAGACCCTGTCGGACAACCTGGCCATCGCCCAGGAGCTGCTGGCCCAGGCAGCCGCCGCCCGGATCATCCTTGAGGTCGAGATCACCCCGACCGGCGGCGAGGAGGACGGCGTCACCCACGAGATCAACGACGAGCTGTACACCACCGTCAACGACGCCGTGCGCACCGCCGAGGCGCTGGGCCTGGGCGAGAAGGGCCGCTACCTGCTGGCCGCCTCGTTCGGCAACGTGCACGGCGTGTACAAGCCGGGCAACGTCGTGCTGAAGCCGGAGCTGCTGCGCGAGCTGCAGGACGCGATCGGCAAGCAGTACGGCAAGACCGACCCGTTCGACTTCGTCTTCCACGGCGGCTCGGGCTCGACCGCCGAGGAGATCGCCACCGCGCTGGAGAACGGCGTCGTGAAGATGAACCTGGACACCGACACCCAGTACGCCTTCACCCGCCCGGTCGCCGGCCACATGTTCGCCAACTACGACGGCGTGCTGAAGGTCGACGGCGAGGTCGGCAAGAAGAACACCTACGACCCGCGCACCTGGGGCAAGCTCGCCGAGGCCGGCATGGCCGCCCGCGTGGTCGAGGCCGCCGAGCAGCTGCGTTCCGCGGGCAAGCGCCTGAAGTGA
- a CDS encoding histone-like nucleoid-structuring protein Lsr2 has protein sequence MAQRVVVTLSDDLDGGAAAETVHFGVDGKSYEIDLSVDNAEKLREALAPFVAAGRRQSRTGKSFRRTALTPDPAAVRAWALSRGMELPARGRIPKHVYEAFAEAN, from the coding sequence ATGGCTCAGCGTGTAGTTGTCACGCTCTCCGACGACCTGGACGGCGGCGCCGCCGCGGAAACCGTCCACTTCGGCGTCGACGGGAAGTCGTACGAGATCGACCTGTCCGTGGACAACGCGGAAAAGCTGCGGGAGGCCCTCGCCCCGTTCGTCGCGGCCGGCCGTCGCCAGAGCCGCACCGGAAAGTCCTTCCGCCGCACCGCCCTCACCCCGGACCCGGCCGCCGTCCGCGCCTGGGCCCTGTCCCGCGGCATGGAACTGCCGGCCCGCGGCCGCATCCCCAAGCACGTGTACGAGGCGTTCGCCGAGGCGAACTGA